A section of the Pseudorasbora parva isolate DD20220531a chromosome 2, ASM2467924v1, whole genome shotgun sequence genome encodes:
- the LOC137054518 gene encoding kinetochore-associated protein DSN1 homolog, which produces MAELQDKVFESCDASNIDTRVSEVSHGVKRPCDSNHISGPPQKSPCTSPTPAVMQRSGEEERPEDSKIEDGMRESVSVPVPELSPRSRRKSWRRSSRGRRSLPAFPCSSQSLCETISLSLSDSERLEMLFKAAMQRTVKRVKNSLYTVPGVDAEALQTQVESLHEEWDSLAKDISRETQNSLTTAESDPVVNMTTARIQEDINRLQAESMSWETLLNKHRTKAEELDKCVKRGEEKGVPLDPSCFARSSQSQLVLNKPDYKAILMGQQKLLRNMELVMDSHCCIMRELLSFHEKSQLLLKETSTRLASRAGFQNLPSSPVKQLIKGAISSVSS; this is translated from the exons ATGGCGGAGCTCCAGGACAAAGTATTTGAGTC ATGTGATGCCAGCAATATCGACACCAGG GTCTCAGAAGTGTCTCATGGAGTCAAACGGCCTTGTGACAGTAACCACATATCAGGTCCTCCTCAGAAGTCTCCTTGCACTTCACCTACTCCTGCAGTGATGCAACGTTCAGGAGAAGAGGAACGGCCAGAGGACTCGAAGATTGAGGACGGCATGAGGGAAAGTGTGAGCGTTCCCGTTCCTGAACTGAGCCCTCGATCgcggaggaaatcctggaggAGATCATCCAGAGGCAGACGCTCTCTGCCGGCCTTTCCCTGCTCCTCACAGT CGCTGTGTGAAACCATCAGTCTGTCTTTATCTGACAGTGAGAGGCTGGAGATGCTATTTAAAGCTGCTATGCAG AGGACAGTAAAGAGAGTCAAAAACAGTCTGTACACGGTTCCTGGTGTTGATGCAGAGGCACTTCAGACTCAAG TTGAATCTTTGCATGAAGAGTGGGACAGTCTAGCTAAAGACATTAGCAGAGAAACTCAGAATTCACTCACAACTGCTGAGAG TGACCCTGTTGTTAACATGACCACTGCGCGCATTCAGGAGGACATTAACAG GTTACAGGCTGAAAGCATGTCATGGGAGACGCTATTGAACAAACACCGGACCAAAGCTGAAGAACTGGACAA GTGTGTGAAGCGGGGTGAAGAGAAGGGTGTGCCACTGGACCCATCATGCTTTGCCAGGTCTTCACAGAGTCAACTCGTTCTGAACAAACCTGACTATAAGGCAATACTCATGGGACAACAAAAACTACTCAGAAACATGGAGCTAGTG ATGGACTCTCACTGTTGTATAATGAGGGAGCTGCTGTCTTTCCATGAGAAATCTCAGCTGCTGCTGAAGGAGACCAGCACCAGATTAG CTTCCAGGGCTGGATTTCAGAATCTCCCTTCATCCCCAGTCAAACAGCTGATAAAAGGAGCCATATCTAGTGTTTCCTCCTAG